A window of the Diabrotica undecimpunctata isolate CICGRU chromosome 1, icDiaUnde3, whole genome shotgun sequence genome harbors these coding sequences:
- the LOC140432620 gene encoding uncharacterized protein, which produces MDVEMQRKCKKTVKRNKYERNSSEMYEWWLQLFKMLESDFNLKDDERYSTLKEILPVELFYRLLPILEFKREQFHIHEPTIIEKDDEKKVYTKNTTIESVFDSAEAKKSTVISKFRKELGITSTKTNPYLEFFRRKPHRAAIWKELPPLKWEEMNLGQMAEAITEAIAIDYVEWLKTMGGDEETTLNVQSIKEMFEVGSQTNAATSIFVELKELASVPQKTAEALDVPDKSNINFLHAQIQNDRRASKKRPQIIAFGRRLPTYMQVKPPPKDLYTKWLQCEYIPPKLESMASVWQGITHLRSTRVFCEYLYKDRQEIKPPKYLVECGMMDPKNFGKRLTRTEELELEASVDGVKKKSIASRKSEVSRSSRKRSTLK; this is translated from the exons ATGGACGTGGAAATGCAACGGAAAtgtaaaaaaacagttaaaagaaataaatacgaACGGAATTCAAGCGAGATGTACGAATGGTGGTTACAACTTTTCAAAATGCTTGAATCTGACTTCAACCTTAAAGATGATGAAAGATACTCAACATTGAAAGAAATTCTACCCGTTGAACTATTTTACCGactattaccaatattagaattTAAGCGGGAACAGTTTCACATACACGAGCCAACAATAATAGAAAAGGATGATGAAAAAAAGGTCTACACAAAAAATACTACTATAGAAAGTGTATTCGATTCAGCTGAAGCAAAAAAGTCTACAGTCATTTCAAAATTCCGAAAAGAACTAGGAATAACATCTACAAAGACGAATCCCTACTTGGAATTCTTTCGGCGCAAACCACACAGAGCAGCCATATGGAAAGAGCTACCTCCACTGAAATGGGAAGAAATGAATCTAGGACAAATGGCTGAGGCCATAACTGAAGCTATAGCTATAGATTACGTCGAATGGTTAAAAACCATGGGAGGTGACGAAGAAACGACGCTAAATGTTCAAAGTATCAAGGAGATGTTTGAGGTTGGTTCTCAGACTAATGCTGCAACGTCCATATTTGTCGAATTAAAAGAGTTGGCTTCAGTACCTCAAAAAACAGCAGAAGCCCTAGATGTACCCGACAAgtctaatattaattttttacatgCACAAATTCAAAATGATCGCAGAGCTTCGAAAAAACGCCCACAAATTATTGCTTTTGGACGACGACTGCCCACCTATATGCAG GTAAAACCTCCGCCCAAGGACCTCTACACAAAATGGCTCCAGTGCGAATATATACCACCTAAACTAGAGAGCATGGCTAGTGTCTGGCAGGGTATAACACATTTAAGATCAACTCGAGTATTTTGTGAATATTTATATAAAGATCGTCAAGAAATTAAACCTCCAAAATACTTGGTAGAATGTGGTATGATGGATCCCAAAAATTTTGGAAAACGATTGACCAGAACAGAAGAACTTGAATTGGAAGCCAGCGTGGATGGAGTAAAAAAGAAATCAATAGCATCAAGAAAGTCCGAAGTATCGAGAAGTAGCCGAAAACGT